The uncultured Cohaesibacter sp. genome window below encodes:
- a CDS encoding N-acetylmuramidase domain-containing protein, whose translation MSVVAQLRQGGGEVTDITATIEAFASRISCEVNVLRAILEVESGGDDYDDQGRLIILPEKHVFNRQLPKGLRKKALSLRLSASQWSRANYKGLGGKGSDQRWTLMEKWARLDEEAALKSASYASFQGMGFNHRLCGYGTVSEFVLSLAQSSTHCVEAFLSFLENSGLADELREKDWEGIARRYNGSGQVTHYANLMRKAYERLGGPEGARKSKASARFNMLRLGSEGYMVKALQERLCELGYHVKVDSDFGPATRRAVVAFQVDHGLKTDGMVGPKTQSALEVAVPINLQLGNSRDSLTVADLRKSGSDTVRKADWLTRLGGAVLGTGTLAGGLDGADPGGLLDGLGQMTATLQSLRMQLSPLFTLIADNKWLAFGLVGLAIIFVAHQIKQRRLMDAQTWRHVG comes from the coding sequence ATGTCTGTTGTTGCCCAGTTGCGCCAAGGCGGTGGCGAAGTCACCGATATCACAGCCACCATTGAAGCCTTTGCCAGTCGTATCAGCTGCGAGGTCAACGTGCTGCGCGCCATCCTTGAGGTGGAAAGCGGTGGCGATGACTATGATGATCAGGGCCGCCTGATCATCCTTCCCGAAAAGCATGTTTTTAACCGTCAGTTGCCAAAGGGCCTGCGCAAGAAGGCCTTGAGTTTGCGCTTGTCGGCAAGCCAATGGTCTCGTGCCAACTACAAAGGGCTGGGCGGCAAGGGATCAGATCAGCGCTGGACGCTTATGGAAAAATGGGCGCGCCTTGATGAGGAGGCCGCGCTCAAGTCCGCCTCCTATGCTTCCTTTCAGGGGATGGGGTTCAATCATCGCCTTTGCGGCTATGGTACTGTTTCCGAATTCGTCTTGTCTTTGGCTCAATCCAGCACCCATTGTGTCGAAGCCTTCCTGTCCTTCCTTGAAAATTCCGGCCTTGCTGATGAGTTGCGGGAGAAAGACTGGGAGGGGATTGCCCGACGTTACAATGGCTCCGGTCAGGTGACCCATTATGCAAACCTGATGCGCAAGGCCTATGAACGCCTTGGCGGACCGGAAGGGGCAAGGAAGAGCAAAGCATCCGCTCGGTTCAACATGCTCCGGCTTGGCTCGGAAGGCTACATGGTCAAGGCCCTGCAGGAGCGGCTCTGCGAACTGGGTTATCATGTCAAGGTTGATAGCGATTTTGGACCTGCCACCCGACGAGCCGTGGTGGCTTTTCAAGTCGATCATGGCCTGAAGACAGACGGCATGGTTGGCCCCAAAACCCAATCGGCTCTCGAAGTCGCTGTACCGATCAATCTGCAGCTCGGTAATAGCCGGGATAGCCTGACGGTCGCAGACTTGCGCAAATCCGGTTCCGACACCGTTAGGAAGGCCGATTGGCTAACGCGGCTTGGCGGTGCTGTTCTGGGCACAGGCACCCTTGCCGGTGGGTTGGATGGGGCGGATCCCGGAGGCCTGCTTGATGGTCTGGGCCAAATGACCGCAACTCTGCAGTCTCTTCGGATGCAGCTATCACCACTCTTCACTTTGATTGCTGACAACAAGTGGCTGGCTTTCGGTCTGGTCGGCCTCGCCATCATCTTTGTTGCCCATCAGATCAAACAGCGCCGCTTGATGGATGCTCAGACCTGGAGGCATGTGGGATGA
- a CDS encoding Mu transposase C-terminal domain-containing protein codes for MEAEQMTSAICVSENGSAREWYSARELAELKLVGLPQSDRKSIIRFAERHNWQTTSFARKRSGRGGGWEYHIDLLPEAARADLNKRVALDKLSQEPVQSKRSIVVKDGNAPNARQRIMMEARAALLVEIERRTIVSDLSRRKAILQFLEDLTLYRSGLPTSDQHRPDKTDYAALSEAAGLAAERRNSLSLRSIYGWFSARDEGGVTALAPQIKKRAKPLNEVKWFGDFLKFYARPSKPTIAEALGAYVNTLENKDLAPTYKQVRTALSKLGNVDRVRGREGALTIKARMAYVSRSTEGLMPTSIYTADGKTFDAEVAHLLTGQPFRPEITSVVDVFTRKCVGFSISLKENVIAVADALRRASVEHGIPAIFYVDNGPGYKNKTFDADATGMMGRLGISKMHSIAYNSQARGIIERFHGSVWNPLARSYVTYVGRDMDKEARKKAFDVTRREIKTLGKSRILIEWDEFLADCEKAVEVYNNKPHSELPKTADPITGRKRHMSPNEFWAAQMAKGFEPVSVQPFEVDDLFRPHEIRTVNRCLINWNTNQYFHQALEQYHGDKVIVAYDVKDASKLWVRKIDEVDGELLPGRLICVAEFAGNEERYVSVSYEQAAIEKRARAQKRRLTDKMDKVDDQLRSDLVLEHNPAENLNILEGFPSTSSEVDASLELVEPAPVLEIAPSKPRKRVFSTDEELAAWVIEHPEELTPSRKKVLTGCLQRSTSLELFRLNGVDVEALRNVLRAAA; via the coding sequence ATGGAGGCTGAGCAAATGACATCAGCTATCTGCGTTAGTGAAAATGGTTCCGCTCGCGAATGGTATAGTGCAAGAGAATTGGCCGAATTAAAGCTCGTTGGTTTGCCTCAAAGTGACAGAAAATCAATTATTCGATTTGCAGAGCGACATAATTGGCAGACTACGTCATTCGCTCGTAAACGGTCTGGCCGAGGTGGGGGCTGGGAATATCATATTGATCTGCTTCCAGAGGCTGCGCGGGCTGATCTGAACAAACGCGTTGCCCTGGACAAGCTCTCTCAGGAACCCGTGCAAAGTAAAAGGTCAATTGTCGTCAAGGATGGCAATGCTCCTAACGCACGTCAACGCATCATGATGGAAGCGCGAGCTGCTCTCCTTGTTGAAATCGAGCGCCGCACCATCGTTAGTGACCTGTCCCGCCGGAAAGCCATTCTGCAATTCCTTGAGGATCTCACCCTCTACAGATCCGGGTTGCCGACCAGTGATCAGCATCGCCCAGACAAAACCGATTATGCGGCCCTTAGCGAAGCCGCCGGGCTTGCTGCTGAACGTCGGAACAGTCTTTCCTTGCGCTCCATCTATGGATGGTTTTCGGCTCGCGATGAGGGTGGTGTTACCGCTCTTGCACCTCAGATCAAGAAAAGGGCCAAGCCCCTTAACGAGGTCAAATGGTTCGGTGATTTTCTCAAATTTTATGCTCGTCCCTCAAAGCCAACCATAGCGGAAGCTCTTGGCGCTTATGTCAATACTCTGGAGAACAAGGATCTCGCACCAACTTACAAGCAGGTGCGCACGGCGCTCTCCAAACTGGGCAATGTGGATCGCGTCCGGGGCCGTGAAGGTGCTTTGACCATCAAGGCGCGCATGGCCTATGTCAGCCGGTCGACGGAAGGATTGATGCCGACATCGATCTACACTGCCGATGGCAAAACCTTTGATGCCGAGGTCGCGCATTTGCTGACCGGCCAGCCTTTCCGTCCAGAAATCACCTCAGTAGTGGATGTCTTCACCCGAAAGTGTGTCGGCTTCTCCATCAGCCTGAAAGAGAATGTGATCGCTGTTGCCGATGCCTTGCGCAGGGCTAGCGTAGAGCATGGCATCCCGGCAATTTTCTATGTCGATAACGGACCTGGCTATAAAAACAAGACATTTGATGCTGACGCCACGGGCATGATGGGCCGTCTTGGCATCTCCAAGATGCATTCAATCGCCTATAATTCGCAAGCACGCGGCATCATCGAGCGGTTCCATGGGAGTGTCTGGAACCCTCTGGCGCGCAGCTATGTCACCTATGTCGGTCGCGATATGGACAAAGAGGCTCGCAAGAAGGCCTTTGATGTTACCAGACGCGAAATCAAGACGCTGGGCAAAAGCCGTATTCTCATTGAATGGGACGAGTTTCTGGCCGACTGCGAAAAGGCGGTCGAGGTTTATAATAACAAGCCACACTCAGAGCTTCCGAAAACTGCGGATCCAATCACCGGCAGAAAGCGGCATATGTCGCCAAATGAATTCTGGGCGGCCCAGATGGCCAAAGGCTTTGAGCCGGTTTCCGTGCAACCGTTTGAAGTGGATGACCTGTTCAGACCGCATGAAATCCGCACGGTCAACCGGTGCCTCATTAACTGGAACACCAACCAGTATTTCCATCAGGCGTTGGAGCAGTATCACGGCGATAAGGTCATTGTTGCCTATGACGTCAAAGATGCCAGCAAACTCTGGGTGCGCAAAATTGATGAGGTGGATGGCGAACTTCTGCCGGGTCGCCTGATCTGTGTCGCCGAGTTTGCGGGCAATGAAGAGCGCTATGTCTCGGTTTCCTACGAGCAGGCCGCTATCGAAAAACGGGCTCGTGCCCAGAAGCGCCGCCTTACCGACAAGATGGACAAGGTTGATGACCAATTGCGGTCGGACCTGGTGCTTGAGCATAACCCGGCTGAAAATCTCAATATACTGGAAGGCTTTCCCTCCACATCGAGTGAAGTCGATGCATCCCTTGAATTGGTTGAGCCTGCGCCTGTTCTTGAGATCGCACCCTCGAAACCACGCAAGCGCGTTTTCTCAACCGATGAGGAACTCGCCGCTTGGGTGATCGAACATCCAGAAGAATTAACCCCTTCACGAAAAAAGGTGCTGACCGGATGTCTCCAGCGCAGCACCTCTTTGGAACTGTTCCGCCTCAATGGTGTCGACGTGGAAGCCCTTCGAAACGTCCTCCGCGCCGCCGCCTGA
- a CDS encoding EAL domain-containing protein — MKSATSKNSIAKTLSYNATGCFADNLKPSETVAVLDTGGRFITASPDFSEFLQISDDEIFGLMPSELQTPLDMQAFQETLLWVIARKAAKSIWLPSHDHLSNEISFIDFVPEIGNDGNLVCIFAHGRTIPDHALLNSDFLDAQEQLAAAVKIMPDVFWIKDLNGRYKLCNDKFHQLLQVKGECAVGKTAFDVVDGEFLDTHLETDRLALASDHPIKFELQAPAVDGVSTAIYEVRKLAIRNAANQVTGILGLARDVTEERNLQANLQKMAFTDSLTSLSNRPAFNMALQDAVESARISKLQCALLLLDLDRFKSINDNLGHPTGDLVLNEVAVRLVRTTGEAGAVFRLSGDEFAILLPSFCSQSDLVQMAEAIRKDINQRMLVSDNELHLDASIGIAMTSDDTLDAHQLYRFADLALYEAKLQGRSGYHFFTPSLLERTEKRFELEAMIAEGLKNKQFMAYFQGKTDLKSGRIVGAEVLCRWRHPAKGWIAPTDFIPIAEDSGQIVAIGGYILEQACLMAIECNRERISPFKIAVNVSARQIQFEDFYRQLKMMLKKTGCQPDWIEIEITEGVLLDDSPTIRGVLERISQMGVSIAIDDFGTGYSSLSYLQNFPIDVLKIDQSFIQGMCTDQKKLVLVKAIVAMAKGLELNLVAEGVEKQQTADLLSELHCETAQGYFWSKPCSANELIQQISSEKTA; from the coding sequence ATGAAGAGCGCTACTTCTAAAAACTCGATTGCCAAAACCCTATCGTATAACGCCACTGGTTGCTTCGCGGATAATCTGAAGCCTTCAGAAACAGTTGCTGTGCTAGATACAGGCGGTCGCTTTATTACCGCCAGCCCTGATTTTTCAGAGTTTTTGCAAATCAGTGACGATGAAATTTTCGGGCTCATGCCGAGCGAGCTGCAAACCCCTTTGGATATGCAGGCATTTCAGGAAACGCTGCTCTGGGTCATTGCGAGAAAGGCCGCAAAGTCCATATGGCTTCCGAGCCACGATCATCTGTCCAATGAAATTAGCTTCATCGATTTTGTCCCAGAAATCGGAAACGACGGGAACTTGGTCTGCATATTTGCACATGGTCGCACGATTCCTGATCACGCTCTTCTCAACAGCGATTTTCTTGACGCACAAGAGCAATTAGCCGCCGCTGTGAAAATTATGCCGGATGTATTCTGGATCAAGGATCTGAACGGTCGATACAAACTCTGCAATGACAAATTCCACCAGCTGCTTCAAGTCAAAGGGGAATGTGCCGTTGGAAAAACAGCTTTCGATGTTGTAGATGGCGAGTTTCTGGACACGCATCTGGAAACTGATCGATTGGCTTTGGCTTCAGATCATCCCATCAAATTCGAATTGCAAGCACCGGCTGTTGATGGTGTGTCAACTGCGATCTATGAGGTTCGCAAGCTTGCTATTCGAAATGCAGCAAACCAGGTGACTGGTATTTTAGGCTTGGCGCGGGATGTCACGGAAGAAAGAAACTTGCAGGCTAACCTCCAGAAAATGGCCTTCACCGATAGCTTGACCTCGCTATCAAATCGTCCAGCTTTTAACATGGCGTTGCAAGATGCCGTTGAAAGCGCAAGGATCTCGAAACTGCAATGCGCTTTGCTTCTGCTGGACCTGGACCGCTTCAAGAGCATCAATGACAACCTCGGCCATCCAACAGGAGATCTGGTACTTAATGAGGTTGCAGTGCGCTTGGTGAGAACCACAGGAGAAGCGGGAGCCGTCTTCAGATTGAGCGGCGATGAGTTCGCTATTCTCCTCCCTTCTTTCTGCAGCCAATCAGATCTCGTCCAGATGGCAGAAGCGATAAGGAAAGACATCAATCAAAGGATGCTTGTCAGCGACAATGAGCTGCATCTAGATGCGAGCATCGGTATCGCAATGACGTCTGATGATACACTCGATGCTCACCAACTTTATCGCTTTGCAGATTTGGCCCTATATGAAGCAAAACTTCAGGGCCGATCTGGATATCACTTTTTCACTCCAAGCTTGTTGGAGCGAACTGAAAAGCGCTTTGAGCTTGAAGCCATGATTGCCGAAGGTCTGAAGAACAAACAATTTATGGCATACTTTCAGGGAAAGACAGACTTGAAATCCGGTAGGATCGTTGGTGCAGAAGTGCTCTGCAGATGGCGCCATCCCGCCAAGGGCTGGATTGCCCCCACCGACTTCATTCCTATCGCGGAAGACTCAGGACAGATCGTGGCAATTGGCGGCTACATTCTTGAGCAGGCCTGCCTGATGGCTATTGAATGCAACAGAGAAAGGATTTCACCGTTTAAGATAGCGGTGAATGTTTCTGCCCGGCAAATACAGTTCGAAGACTTTTACCGTCAATTGAAAATGATGCTGAAGAAAACGGGCTGCCAGCCGGATTGGATAGAGATTGAAATAACAGAAGGTGTGCTGCTTGATGACTCTCCAACAATCCGCGGAGTGCTCGAGCGTATATCTCAAATGGGAGTGTCGATCGCGATTGATGATTTCGGGACAGGCTATTCGTCTCTGAGCTATCTTCAAAATTTCCCGATCGATGTTTTGAAGATAGATCAGTCATTTATCCAAGGCATGTGTACTGATCAGAAGAAGTTGGTACTAGTAAAAGCCATCGTCGCAATGGCAAAAGGGCTTGAACTAAACCTCGTAGCAGAAGGGGTCGAAAAACAACAAACAGCTGACTTGCTTTCTGAACTCCATTGCGAAACAGCGCAGGGATATTTTTGGAGCAAACCATGCAGTGCAAACGAACTTATTCAACAAATTTCGTCTGAGAAAACTGCGTAA
- a CDS encoding DUF3164 family protein: MSEQEKQIPDGYMENAKGALVPIETIKPEHIVEDALVRDLMTAAETLNAQLAAFKQKAFGDVEAFRELISEKYGAKRGGKKGNVTLNSYDGSLQLVVAVNESISFGPELEAAKALIDECIQEWSKDANANLRALVDDAFQVDKQGKISTGRVLGLRRLNIEDEKWLKAMEAISDALRVTGSKSYFRAYKRQQGSEERNPVSLDIASV, encoded by the coding sequence ATGTCAGAGCAAGAAAAGCAGATCCCGGACGGATATATGGAAAACGCCAAGGGTGCTTTGGTTCCAATAGAGACCATCAAGCCGGAGCATATCGTGGAGGATGCTCTGGTTCGCGATCTCATGACTGCAGCTGAAACGCTGAATGCCCAGTTGGCCGCGTTCAAGCAAAAGGCCTTTGGTGATGTGGAAGCTTTCCGCGAATTGATTTCCGAGAAATACGGAGCCAAGCGCGGCGGCAAGAAAGGCAACGTGACGCTCAACAGCTATGACGGCTCTCTCCAGTTGGTGGTGGCTGTCAATGAGAGCATTTCCTTCGGGCCTGAGCTGGAAGCCGCAAAAGCCCTGATTGATGAGTGCATTCAGGAATGGAGCAAGGACGCCAACGCCAATTTGCGCGCCCTGGTCGATGATGCCTTTCAGGTTGACAAACAGGGCAAGATCTCAACCGGGCGTGTCCTTGGCCTGCGTCGCCTCAACATCGAGGATGAGAAGTGGCTCAAGGCCATGGAAGCCATTTCCGATGCACTCCGGGTGACTGGCTCGAAGAGCTACTTCCGCGCCTACAAGCGCCAGCAGGGAAGTGAAGAGCGCAACCCTGTTTCTCTCGATATCGCCAGCGTATGA
- a CDS encoding regulatory protein GemA, which translates to MDDTTYRALLLRVTGKDSSGRMNETERAVVLSELKRLGWKPKSIGGKHRPSSSKPYIRLMYAIAKSLDAKGYWELPFKEALRAFVKKETGIDNPEWLTFEQASPVIEALKKMERRTS; encoded by the coding sequence TTGGATGACACCACCTACCGGGCCTTGCTTCTGCGTGTTACCGGCAAAGACAGCTCCGGTCGAATGAATGAAACCGAACGGGCAGTCGTGCTGAGCGAGCTTAAGCGTCTGGGCTGGAAACCCAAAAGTATAGGCGGCAAACACCGCCCATCATCTTCTAAGCCCTATATCCGGTTGATGTATGCCATTGCCAAGAGTCTTGATGCGAAAGGCTACTGGGAGCTTCCCTTCAAGGAGGCCTTGCGCGCCTTTGTGAAGAAGGAGACCGGCATTGATAACCCCGAATGGCTGACGTTCGAACAAGCCAGCCCGGTGATCGAAGCCCTCAAGAAAATGGAACGGAGGACCTCGTGA
- a CDS encoding MarR family transcriptional regulator, producing the protein MSVTAKDLLIEQLDRLGSKKAVADELDVSRTQISLYLADKYEQAGGRVDRLEAKIIAAYSDRVFCPHLGSDIKQGDCEDCRTASIPTSDPALLKRWIACKTCPLNPCREESTAC; encoded by the coding sequence ATGTCAGTAACGGCAAAAGACCTCCTCATAGAACAACTGGATCGGTTGGGCTCCAAGAAAGCCGTTGCAGATGAGCTGGATGTCAGCCGCACCCAGATCAGCCTTTATCTGGCGGACAAATACGAACAGGCAGGAGGTCGGGTTGATCGGCTGGAAGCCAAGATCATAGCCGCTTACAGTGACCGGGTGTTCTGCCCGCATTTGGGCTCCGACATCAAGCAAGGCGACTGTGAGGACTGCCGCACGGCCAGCATTCCCACCAGTGATCCAGCTCTTCTTAAGCGCTGGATTGCATGCAAGACCTGTCCTCTCAATCCGTGCCGGGAGGAGAGCACCGCATGTTGA
- a CDS encoding ATP-binding protein: MRNVFVETSNVSRFLTALDRLSQRGADEACLVVVDGAPGLGKTTTLKHWVAQTGSVYLRAKKEWTPNWFMTELLENLRVTPPHAFQKKYKTALEELASRQASAQMANRTFGLVIDEADHVSSKSPILETIRDISDMIELPTILVGMGKVNDNLKRFPQVASRVSQKVRFENCSEDDVNALISGRCEVPVAPDLTKFILKASGGYNREILEAIANIERFGLRNEPDEGGLTMADMVGETLLIDRQRNLPIAVPEVM; the protein is encoded by the coding sequence ATGCGGAATGTTTTTGTCGAGACCAGCAATGTCTCGCGCTTTCTCACAGCTTTGGACCGGCTTAGCCAGCGTGGCGCTGATGAGGCCTGCCTTGTTGTCGTGGATGGCGCACCGGGGCTGGGCAAGACGACAACCCTCAAACACTGGGTTGCCCAGACCGGAAGTGTTTATCTCCGGGCAAAGAAGGAATGGACACCCAACTGGTTTATGACCGAGCTGTTGGAAAACCTGCGGGTAACGCCGCCTCATGCATTCCAGAAGAAATACAAAACGGCGTTGGAGGAACTGGCGAGCCGTCAGGCCTCAGCCCAGATGGCCAATAGAACCTTTGGTCTTGTCATTGATGAAGCCGACCACGTTTCCAGTAAGTCCCCCATTCTGGAGACCATTCGCGATATCTCTGACATGATCGAGCTGCCGACCATTCTGGTTGGCATGGGTAAGGTGAATGACAATCTCAAGCGCTTCCCGCAGGTTGCTTCTCGTGTTTCGCAGAAGGTACGGTTCGAGAATTGCTCTGAGGATGATGTCAATGCACTGATCTCCGGGCGCTGTGAAGTGCCGGTTGCCCCTGATTTGACCAAATTCATCCTCAAGGCCTCAGGCGGCTACAACCGGGAAATCCTTGAAGCCATCGCCAACATTGAGCGGTTCGGCCTTCGCAATGAGCCGGATGAAGGTGGCCTCACCATGGCCGATATGGTGGGCGAGACCCTGCTCATCGACCGCCAGCGCAATCTTCCCATTGCGGTTCCGGAGGTGATGTGA